The nucleotide window GATCCCCCTGGTGGACAAGGTCTCCAACATGTCCAGGGCCGCGGCCGTGGTCATCCGCAATACGGCAAGCTCCAATCAGCAACTGGTGTCGGTGCGCTATCGGCTGCCAACCGTGCTGATCGACCAGCAAGGCGGCGAGACCCTGCTGGACTGGGTCAGGACCACGGACACGCCCATGGTCACCCTGGCCGGCACCGAAGCGCAGTACGATCCGGCCGGGGCCGATGTGATGGCGCCCTTCTCCGGACGCGGCCCCTACGCCGCCGTACCCGAGCTGATGGTGCCCCATATCTCCGCGCCCGGTGTTGACATCTATGCCGCCTATGCCGACGAGATGCCCTTCGTCTCTTCCTTTGCGGCCGCCCCCGCGGATTTCAGCTTCCTCAGCGGCACCTCCATGGCTACCCCCCATGTGGCCGGAGCCGCCGCCCTGCTGCGCCAGCTGCATCCCGACTGGACCCCTGCCGAGATCCAGTCCGCCATGATGCTCACCGCCAACCCGGACGTGATCAAGGAAGACGGCATCAGCCCGGCCGGCTTCTTTGACACCGGCTCCGGCGTGCTGAGGGTCGATATGGCCGCCCAGGCCGGCCTGGTCATGGACGTGCCCGTGGACGACTACAAGGCCGCCGATCCCAACCAGGGCGGCGATCCGACCCTGCTGAACCTGCCCATGCTGAGCGACGGCCAGTGCCCCGGCACCTGTAGCTGGACCCGTACCTTCCGGGCCACCCGGGACGGCAGCTGGTCCCTCCAGCCCATGGGCGCCCTGGACGGTGTCAGCTTGGGCGCCTCTCCCGCCCAGTTCGATATCCAGGCCGGCGAAAGCGTCCAGGTGACCTTCACCGCTTCCCTGGCCTCCCGGGTCGGTGAGGACTGGAGCTTCCAGCGCTTCAACCTGGTCCCCATGGATGGCTCGCCCACCCTGTCCATGCCGGTGGCGCTCAAGCCCATGATCGCGGACATTCCCCTGCTGCTGCGCCAGGATTACTTCTGGAGCCAAGGCGTGCTCACCCTGCCGGGCCTGCGCTTCCGCTACCCCAGCGACGTGGTGCTCAATGCCAAGCCGCTGGAGCGGGCGACCACCCACGAACTGCTGGTTGCCCAGGACAGCGACAACAGCTCCCCCTTCGACGATCTGGCCGACGGCGCCAGCGTCCAGATGCTGGATGTCGCCACTGCCACCGACCTCAGGGTCATAGTGGGTGCCTCGGAAGCCAAGGACGTGGATCTCTTCATCGGCCTGGACAGCAACAACAACGGCCTGCCCGAAGTGGTCGAACTGACCCAGGTCTGCGCCACCGTCGCCAATGTCGGTGAAGGCTGCAGCTTCAATGCCGGTGAGGGACTCTACTGGGTGCTGGTTCACAACTTCGAGGGCAGTGGCGCCGACCAGGACAGGATCCGCCTGGACGTGCTGATGTCCCCCAGCGAGGAGCGCCTGGACACCGTGGCCAGCCTGGACAACCCCAGCGCCGACCCCTACCAGTTTGTGGATGCCTCCCTGGACTGGATAGGTGAGATGGACCAAGGGGTTTACTACGGCGAACTGGAGATCTTCGACCGTACCTCCAGCAGCACCAACAGGGTGCTTGGCAGCACCAGCATGGTGATCAACCGTACCGCTCCCACCACCACGGCCAAGGTGGTTCAGGGTGAACTGGCCCATGGCCAGCGTGCCCGGGTCGAACTGCTGGTGCCGGGCAACCCCACCCCAGACGAGCTGGAATACCGGGTCGAGCTGGACATGGATGCGGGCCTGGCCCTGGTCGAGAGCAGTGGTGTCGAAGGCATGAGCGTCAGCCACAGCGATACCGAACTCAGCATCCGCCTGCCGGCCGGTGCCAAGAGCGGCCTGGTGCAGTTTGACCTGGCCCAACGGGTCCCGGCCTCCGGCGACTTCCAGGTGACCTGGTCCCTGGACAGCGACAAGGCCGGTTTCCAGGCCCAAGGCGGCAGCTTTGCCCTTGGCAACAGCAACCAGGCGCCGACCCTGTCCTTCCCCGCCAGCCTGTCAGCCGACATGGGCACTAGCCTGGAGCTGGATCTTGGCCTGGCCGATGCCGACGGCGACGCTCTCGACTACAGCGTCAGGCAAACCGCCGGTCCCGCCGTCGAGGTGCAGGACAAGGGCAACGGCCTGCTGGTGCTGGACCTGCCCGAGGTGGATGGGGATCGCCGTGCCACCTTCGAGGTCAGTGTCAGCGACGGTGAGTTCACCGAAAGCAGGCAGTTCACCCTGGTCATCAAGCCGCTGTCCGAGCAGGGCGGCAGCGGTGGCGGCTCGCTGGGCTTGGGCCTGGGCCTGCTGGCCCTGATGGGCCTGCGCCGCAGGCGCTAGGTTTCCACTCCCTTGTCTATTGGCCGCCGCGAGGCGGCCTTTTTTATGGTTCTTCGCACATTAGCGGGGAATAGATGTGAAAACGGCTGGATAGGTTATTGTGATGTCGCCAAACAAAGACACTAACCAACCAGCCGTTTTCGATGTCGCAGCTTACCCTTCCGTTCGAGCTGTGGGAAGGCTTTAGCCCCGACCACATAGAGCAACACGACCAACATCTCACCATTCACCTCAGCCCCAATCGCCCGCCCTGCTGTCGTTGCGGCAAGCTGGCCCAAGCCGTCCACGACACCACCTGGAGAACGGTCGCCGATCGCGCACTGATGGACCATACCGTGACCCTCAAGGTGCCGGTGCGACGGCTTAACTGCCATCAGTGCGGCCGAGGGACCGAACACATCTCCTGGCTGCGTCCCTTCGCCCGTTTGAGCTGCCGTCTGGAACGCTACGCCGAACGCCTACTGGCGTTACTGCCGGTCAAGCAGGTCGGTGAACTGCTGGGGCTGCACTGGCACACCGTGAAGGCCATCGACAAGCGCCGCCTGCAGCGGCAGGTCACCGAGCCCGACTGGTCCCGGTTGCGACGACTGGTCATGGATGAGTTCGCCCTGTTCAAGGGCCACCGCTACGCCACCGTCATCGCCGATGCGGATACCCACCAGGTGTTGTGGATAGGCGAGGGACGCAGTCGCCGCAGCATCCGGCCCTTCTTCGAGCGGCTAGGCGAACGCTGTCAGCAGATCGAGGCCGTGGCGATGGACATGAACACCGCCTTCGATCTGGAGGTGCAGGCGCATTGCCCCAACGCCAGGGTGGTCTACGACCTGTTCCATGTGGTGGCCAAGTATGGCCGGGAGGTGATTGACCGGGTGCGGCTCGACTGTGCCAAGGCCCAGGGCACCGAGCAGCAGGCCCGCCGTCATATCAAGCGTAGCCGCTGGGTGTTGCTCAAAAACGAGGGCAATCTCAATGACAAGGAACGTGGCCGCCTCGAAGCCTTGCTGGCCGCCAACCGTGATCTGATGGTGGTCTACGTGCTCAAGGAGCAGTTGAAGGCGCTGTGGTACTGCCGCGATGAGCAAACGGCCCATCGCCAATGGCGGCTCTGGTGGCAGCAGGTGGAGGAAAGTGGCATCGCGCCGCTGTTGCAGTTCGCCCGTAAGCTAAAACCCTACTTGCCAGGGATAGTCGCTTCCGCCAGCTATCCCCTCCATACCTGCCGGCTGGAGGGGATGAACAACAAAATCAAACTGATGAAGCGGATGGCTTATGGCTATCGGGATCTGGAGTACTTCTTCCTGAAGATAAAAGCCGCCTTCCCCGGAGATCCGCGATGAACCTTTTTTATTGGAGGCAGCCCAGCCGCGCAAATAGCCGGGGCAAAGCCGCCAAAAACATGAGAGGCTGGACCCCAGGCCCAACAGGTAACGCCCATGACCATCCCCGACTGCCATTTCCACACCCCAAGGCTCCAGGTGCGCCCCTGGCGGCTACGCCTGGCCGGGTTGCCGGACCGCGACGCCTTCGCCGGGGAAATCCTCAAGCTGCTGACCCCGGCGGTGACCCGCACCCTGCCGCCGGGCTGGCAGCAGATCCAGACCAGGGAGCAGGCCGAGCTGTGGCTCAGGGAGCGGGACGCCGAGAGCGCCATGCTGGTGGTGGAGCACCAGGGCGCACTGGTGGGGCTGCTGTTCCTGCACGGTGACGACGGCGATCTGCACCTGGGTTACCTGCTGGGGGAAATGCACTGGGGCCAGGGCCTGGCCAGCGAGCTGATTTCGGGGCTGGTGGCCTGGGCCGGCCAGCAGGGCGGGATCCACACCCTGGTCGGTGGCGTCGAGACCGACAATGGCGCCTCCATTCGGGTGCTGGAAAAGGCGGGCTTCACCCGCCGGGAAGACAAGGCGGCGCCCCAGGGGGTGATCTTCCTGGAGCACCGCCTGCAGGGGAACTAGGCGGCCAGCAGGGCGCGCCAGGCCAGGGCCGACAGGTACAGGCCGAGGCCAAAGGCGCTGTGGGCGGCCAGGCTGAGCAGGCGGGCCCGGCTGGGGTTGGGAGCCTTGGCGGCGGCAATGCCGAAGCCCAGGCAGGGCTGCATCAGCAGGAAGGGCGCCGCCAGGGTGCCTATCCCCACCAGCAGCGCCGGCGCCAGGGAGGGATCGTCGGCCCAGCCCGGTCCCCACAGCCCCAGCAGCAGGGCGGCAAAGGCGATGCCGATGCCGTAATGGGCGCCCCAGCCCAGCAGCCGTTCGCCTGCCACCGGCGCCGCCCTGGCGATATGGGGATGGGCCCAGGTACCTTTGGGCATGTGCCCCAGCCAGCGCCCCACCAGGCTGTAGTCCAGGGGCGGGATCCCGAACAGCCGCTTCAGCAGCAGCGCCCAGGCGTCCATGGCAAGGGTGGCGCCGGTGCCGATCAGCGTCGCCTTGAGCAGCAGTTCCTGCAGTTCGTTCATGATTTCTCCTTGGGGTTGTCAGGCCGCTTCCTTCATGGCGGCGCGAAATTGCTCTGTCATCTGGTGGCCCTTGATGGCCGGTACGGCGATGGCGCTCAGCATCAGCTTGCCGGCCATGATCAACAGCGCCGTGGCCAGGGCGTCCAGGAACCAGGCGATGGCCGGCCCGGCCGGGCCCAGGTAGGCGGGGCTCTCCGCCAGGGCCGGCAAGGTCCAGTGGCCGGTCAGGCCGTGCAGGGCCAGGGCCGCCCAGAAACCGAAGCAGTAGGGGCAGCGCCAGGCCTGGTACAGGTAGGCCAGGGGCCTGGGCAGGGCGGCCACCAGCCGGTTGAACCAGCTGCCCCAGTCCGGCAGTTTCTCCCAGATCAGCAGGTACAGGGACAGGCCCATCAGGGTCAGGGTGAACTCCATCTGTTACTCCTTGGTCGCGGTCAGAAGATGAACGGCAATGCCGGGGGCCCGGTAGTCCCCGGGCTGGCCCGGGGCCAGCCCGGCATCGCGGAGCTGGCAGGCGAGCCGGGCCATATCCAGGACCGGGAAGTCCTCGGGGCTGGCGCCGGGGAACTGCTCGCCAAGCTCCGGCAGCAGCTCGGCCCAGTTCTCCTCGATGATCACCAGGCGCCCGCCCGGCCTCAGCACCCGGCGCACCTCGGCCAGGCCGGCGGCCAGATCCTGCCAGTGGTGCAGGCTGCATACCGCCAGGGCCAGGTCGAGGCCGTCGTCGTCCAGGGGCAGCCTTTCGGCGCTCGCCTCCAGGAACTCGGGTGCCTGGGCCAGGTTCTGGCTCTGAGCCCGGGCCTGTTCCACCATCCTGGGGGTGGGATCCACGCCCGTCACCTGGGCGCCCAGGGCCGCCAGCAGGCGGGCCAGGTGGCCACCGCCACAGCCGATATCCAGTACCCTGTCGCCGGCCCGTATGCCGGCCAGCTCGGCCACCCTGTCGTGAAGCGGCACCTGGCCCCACTGGCGCAGGTATTGGTCGGCCTGGTGATCTGACCAGGCCCCCGGCAGGGCGGGGTGTTCTGATGAGGTCATGGCAATGGCTCCTTTTTTGGTTAGACAGGCTAACCATAAGGTCAAAAAGGTTAGGCTGTCAAACCAAATGCGCCTGGGAAGGGGAGGCGGGGGCGGCTAGAATGGTTCGCCTGACTAAGTATCAAGGGGAGTGCCCATGGCGTTGGCACAATCACTGATGGCCCTGCAACGGCAGCTGACCCGGGCCTGGGCGGCCCAGGGTCTGGAGGGGGAACTCAGCTATAGCGAGTTCGAGTACCTGAAGCTGGTGCAGGCGGCGGAGGAGGCCAGGCCCTCGGGCCGGCCCCACGACGACAGCAGCCACCTGTCGACCCTGGCGGCGGAGCTGCAGGTGCAGAAGTCCTCGGCCAGCACCATGGTCAAGAAGCTGGAAAAGCGTGGCCTGGTCAAGCGCATTCCCTGCCAGTTCGACGCCCGCGCCCAGCACATACTGCTTACCGACCAGGGCCGGACCCTGCTGACCCAGGCCCAGGCCGCCGTCTACGACGCCTTGGAGCAGCGGCTGGCGGCGGGCCTGGGCGAGGCGGAATACGCCCGGCTGGAAGGCTGCCTGGCCAGGCTCTGCGAGCAGCTTTCGGCCAGCGCGGGCTAGGCCACGGGCAAAAAAAGGGGGCCATTGGCCCCATTTTTGTCGTGGATGAAAAGCGGCGGCTCAGGCCTCGGCCAGCACCTTCTCCATGGTCCAGTTGGTGAGGATCTCGCCGTTACGCTCGGTGTCGTTGCGGCGTACCTCCACGAAGCCCTGCTTGGTGAAGAAGGGCCTGGCCAGGTAGGAGGCCTCCACGTACAGGCGCCGGATGCCCTTGGCCCTGGCCTGGGCTTCCAGGTGGGCGTAGAGGCTGCCGGCGATGCCGCGGCGCTGGTGAGCCCTGTGCGTATAGGTCCAGTCCACGTGGCCGTCGTCTTCCAAGGTGATGAAGCCCACCACCTGGCCGTCGATCTCGGCCACATAAGGCGGCTTGGCGTCCAGGCGCTGCTGCCAATGGCCGTAGTCCTTGGGCAGGGGCGCCCACTGATCGACCTGGGCCTGGGTGTAATACTCCAGGGCCACGCTGTGGATGCTGTCGTAGAAGATATCGGCGAGGGCGCGGGCATCGCTGGGCTGGTAGTCGCGGATCAACATAAAACATCCTCCATGGGGCCAGGCTGCGCTTAACATGAGCGCAACAAAAAAGGGCGGAGGACTCTAGCAGAGCACCGCCCCAATGCCAAGGCACTGATGCTTCAGGCGAAAGGCGCCAGCTGCCTGGTCAGCACCAGGGGCCAGATCAGGCCGGTGGCCATCACCACCAGGTTGTCGCCGACACCGGCCCTGTCCTGTTCATGGATGCCGACGCTTGGGCATAGTCCCAGGGTCAGCACCTTCACCACCGGCCAGCCCAGGTACCAGCACAGGGTCTCGCACAGCAGCTCCCACAGCAGCCACACCAGGACTCGGGCCAGGTAATAGAGGGCCTTCAGCAAGGGGCGGGCGCCCAGCTCCAGCAGTTCTTCGATCATGGGGCCTCCCGGCGAGATCGGTTCTGGCATTGGAGCATGCCGGTGGCGGCCGATCAACGGCGTACTGGTCTATTGCCCCGCCTTCAGCTCCTTGACCACCCGCTTTTCCAGCTCGGCCCGGTGGCTGAAGCTTTCCATCGGCGTGACGTGCCAGTTGAGCACGCCCCAGCCGGGCAGGGCCCGCACCAGTTCCGTGACCTCCTCGTGGGAGCCGGCCGAGAGCACGAAGGCGCCGGCCCTGGCCCCCACCAGGATGCCGCCGGCCTTGATGCGCCTTTCGGCGGCCAGGCTCTCCAGGCTGGGGATGATCAGTGTCTCCAGCAGTTCGATGGCCTGGGCCTCGGAGGTGGGGCTGCCGGCGGCATTGGCCTCGAACTCCACCAGGTAGAGCTGGCTCTTGGCCAGGGCCGGGGCGGCCAGGACCAGCAGCAGGGCAAGGAACAGGGTTTTCATTGGCGACTCCCATGGATCCGTTTCGGGATATAAAGCATAGGAGCGGGTTGGGCATTTTGCCCTTAGGCGACAAGGCCCCGCTGGGGCCTTGCCGTTACTGGGCCTTGGGGCTCAGCCAGGGCTGGGACCACCAGTAGAAGCGGCCGGGCTGGTCCTTGGAGGGGGCTGTGCAGTTGACCCTGGAGCGGCCCGGTGGCAGATCCAGGGCCGGCACCTGGGCTTGCTGGCCCTGGATGGCCAGATCCAGCACCTGGCCTTCGAAGAAGCAGTTGAAGCGGCCCATGTCGGCGTCCTCGGCCTTGACGGTCAGGGTCAGGGCCGGGCTGTAGCCGTTAACGCGCAGCATCTCGGTGTCGGAGCTGGCCACCGGCAGGTGCAAGGTGTTGAGCTTGAGCTTGAGGCTGGCCAGATCCGCGTAATGGCCGGCGGCCGGGAAGCGGGGCAGGGCGGTGAGATCCGAGCCCGGGCCCATGGGGCCGGACTGCTGGCCGAAGGCCACGTAACCCTCGGCCCGCAGGAAGGCCTGCAGCTCGCCGTTGTATTCGCCATAGGGCCAGGCCAGCCACCTGGGGCTGGCCGGCAGGGCCTGCTGGGCGTCGAGGATGGCGGCCTTGGCCCTGTCCAGGGGCAGCTCGGTGAGGTGGGGATGGCCCCAGCCGTGGTTGGCGATGGTGGCGCCCTGCTGGGCCAGCTCGGCCAGGTCGGCGCGGCTCATCATGCCGGGGGCGCCCAGGCTGGCGGGGTTCACGAACAGGGTATAGGGGTAGCCGTACTGGGCCAGCAGCGGCGCCGCGTTCTCGGCGATGTCCCTGTAGCCGTCGTCGAAGGTGATGGCCACGGCCTTGTCCGGCACCTGGGCCTCGCCCTTGGCGGCGGCGATGGCCTGGCTCAGCGGCACTACGGTGAAGCCGCCCTGTTTCAGGTGCTCCAGGTGGGCGCGGAAATCGTCCGGCCTGGTGCTGGTGGAAAAGGGGCTGTCCTCGGCCACATGGTGGTAGAGCAGCACCACTGTCTGCTGGGCGGCCATGACCGGCAGGCAAAGACAAAGTAACAACCAACGCCACATATCATCGATTCCTTAAACAGCGACGCCGCTCTGGGGCGGCGTCTTGGATTATCGTACAAGCTGATCCAGTGTGCCCTGTGCCAGGGGATGGTAGCCGGGCCTGGCCTTTTCATAGGCGGCCTTGGCAAAACCCTGGTATTGGGGTTTCTCCATCAGCATCTTGTACAGCGGCACCACCAGGCGGCGGCGACCGATACGCTGCAGATAGCCTTCCATGGGGGTGAACGCCGGCTGGTAGTCGTGCTCGATGGCCTGACGATACCAGGCGTGGGCGATCTCGCTGTTGTTGGCGCCACTAAAAGCAAAGGCTTTATCAAGTTCGGCTAATTGTGCTTTTCCGATGCTGTCGGGAAGCTGATAAATGAAATAGATCCACTGCTGGGTGTTCCAGCCCCGGGTGGGCAGCTGAGCAAGGCCCTTGTCGCCGGCCAGCCAGGCGTCCAGCTCCGCCTTGACCTTCACGAAGGCCTGGGAGCTGGGCTTGGGAGCGCCGTCCGGCAGGCCGGGCTGGAAGATCCAGGCCTTGAGCCTGTCCAGCTCGACCTTGCCTTCCTTGACCAAGGTGGCCTCCATGTGGGCCAGGAAGCGCTCGGTGTCCATGGATTGGAAGGCGAAGCGGCTGAAGTAGTCCTTGATGAAGGCGTCGAAGCGCTCGCGGCCCACCTTGGCCTCCAGCTCGAACAGCATCAGCGCGCCCTTCTCGTAGGGGATGTCGCTGAAGGCGTCGTCCGGGTCACGGCCGGCCAGCTCCAGGGCCAGCTTGGTGTCGCGCGGGTCCAGCTGGTCGATGTCTTCCAGCAGTTCGTTGTAGCCCAGCAGGGCCTCCATGCGCTCGCGATCCTTGCCGTACAGGGCCTCCATGATGCGGTAGGTCAGGTAGGTGGTGAAGCCCTCGTTCAGCCACAGATCCCGCCAGGCGCCGTTGGTGACCAGGTTGCCGGACCAGGAATGGGCCAGCTCGTGGGCGATCAGCGACACCAGCGACTTGTCGCCGGCGATCACCGTGGGGGTGATGAAGGACAGGCGCGGGTTCTCCATGCCGCCGAAGGGGAAGCTGGGCGGCAGGATCAGCAGGTCGTAGCGGCCCCAGGGGTAGGCGCCGTACATGGCTTCCACCTTCTCCATCATGGCTTCGGTGTCGGCGAACTCCCAGGCCGCCGCCTCCAGCACCGCCGGCTCGGCATAGACGGCGGTGCGCTGGCTCATGGGCTTGACCGCCAGGTCGCCGACGCCCAGGGCGATCAGGTAGGAGGGGATGGGCTGGGGCATGTTGAAGTGGTACTCGCCGTCGCGGACCGGATCCTGCTCCATCTCGGCGCTCATCACCGCCAGCAGCTCCCTGGGGGTGCGGATCACGGCGTCATAGGTCACCCGCACCGCCGGGCTGTCCTGCAGCGGAATGAAGCTGCGGGCGTGGATGGCCTGGGCCTGGGAGAACAGGAAGGGATGCCGCTTGCCGGCGGTCTGCTCGGGCGCCAGCCATTGCAGGCCGGAGGCCTTGGGGGAGGTACGGTAGTGCACCCGCACCTGGTGGGCGCCCCTGGGCAGCTGGATGTGCAGGGCCGAACCCAGGTTGGCGTCGGCCTCCTTCAGCTGCCAGCCGGTGGCCAGCCAGCCGTTGCCGCTGTTCTGCTCCACCTTGCGGATATGCAGGTCGCGGGTATCCAGGATCAGGGTGCGGGCATCCTGGTCCAGGCGGCGGATATCCAGCACCACGTTGCCGTCCAGGACCTTCCTGTCGAAGTTGACGGTCAGATCCAGGCTCAGGTGGCTGACCCTGAGCTGGTCATGGTTGGCGAAGCTGTGCTGGTCGGCCCTGGCAAGGAAGCTGGCGGCCAGCAGCATGGTGGCGGCGATGAGGCTAAAAAGGCGCATGGCTGTTCATTGTTGTTGTGGATGTGGCGGGGATTTTAAAGAATTTCGACTCGGGCTTCACGGTGGTGGCCCTTCTTTCGTCGCGGCCGGGCTGCCTCAGGACGGTTGCCCGGGTACACTGACGCAAATTTGTGACCGAGATCGCCATGGATCCCCGACCCTACCGCCAGGTGCTGGCCCTGGCCCTGCCCATGATCCTGTCCAACATCAGCGTGCCGCTGCTGGGGCTGGTGGACACGGCCGTGATCGGCCACCTGGACGACGCCGCCTTCCTGGGCGGGGTGGCCGTGGGCAGCATGCTGATCACCTTCCTGTTCTGGCTGTGCGGCTTCCTGCGCATGAGCACCACCGGCCTTATCGCCCAGGCCCACGGCAAAGGCGACGGCCAGGCCCTGGCCGTCTGGCTGGGCAAGGGCCTGGCGGTGGCCCTGGCACTGGCGGCGGCCTTGCTGGTGCTGCAGTGGCCCATAGGCGAGCTGGGGCTGTGGCTGAGCGGCGGCTCCGAGCAGGTGCGGGCCCAGGCGGCCAGCTATTTCTATATCCGCATCTGGGCGGCGCCGGCGGCTCTGTGCAACCTGGTGGTGCTGGGCTTTTTGGTGGGACGCCAGGACACCAAGGGGCCCATGGCGCTGCTGCTGCTCGGCAACGGCGTCAACATGGCGCTGGATCTGCTGCTGGTGGTGGGCCTGGGCTGGCAGGTGGCGGGCGCCGCCCTGGCCTCGGTCATCGCCGACTACCTGGCCCTGGGGCTGGGCCTGTACCTGGTGGCCAGGCGGCTGCCCGGCGTCCACCGGCACTGGCTGGCCCTGCTTGGCCGCGGTGGCTGGCGGCGGCTGTGGCTGCTCAACCGCGACATACTGCTGCGCAGCCTCTGCCTGCAGCTCTGCTTCCTGTTCGTCACCTTCCAGGGCGCCCGCCTGGGTGACGCCGTGGTGGCCGCCAACGCGGTGCTGCTCAACTTCCTGCTGCTGATCTCCTACGCCCTGGACGGCATCGCCTATGCCGCCGAGGCCCTCACCGGCAAGGCCGTCGGGGAAAAAGACGAAATCGGACTGAGGGCCTGGGTGCGGATCTGCGCCCACTGGTCGCTGGCCTTTGCCGGCGCCTTCGTGGTGCTGTTCGCCCTGGGCGGCGAGGCCATCATCGCCCTCCTGACGGACGTGGCGGCGGTGCGCCAGGAGGCGGTCCGCTACCTGCCCTGGGTGGTGGCGTTGCCGCTGGTGGCGCTGTGGTGCTACCTCTACGATGGCGTCTTCGTGGGTGCCACCCGCGCCAGGGAGATGCGCAACACCATGGTGCTGGCCACCTTCGGGGTCTTCTTCCCGCTGTGGTGGCTGAGCCAGGGCTGGGGTAACCATGGCCTCTGGCTGGCGCTGAGCGCCTTTTTGGCCACGCGCGGCCTGGCGCTGTGGTGGCTGTACCGCAAACCGGGCTTTGTGACGGGTTCAGGCTGAATTCATAAGGGGCCCTTTAGGTTTTACTTAACAGCGCCATAGGAGGCCAATATGAAGAAGACCCTAGCCCTGCTGAGCCTGAGCATTCTTGCCTTTACCGCCTGGGCCTCGCCGCCGCCAAACCAGGTGCCGCCGCCGAGCCATGGCAAGCCGCCCGCCGCCGTCCCCAAGGCCAAGGGGGCACCGCCCGCCGCCCACCAGAAGTTCCGCCAGGAGCACAACCGCAAGTGGCAACATCGCCGCTACGACGATGACGACCGCAACCAGTGCTGGGATGCCTGGGGTTACAACCTGGGTGGGCGTTTCGACGACGAGCAGCGCTACTTCATCGAGCTGGGCGGCGGTCACTGCCGCGAGCAGCGCCGCGATCACGACCGCGACGGCGACATCGACGCCGTGCTGCGCGCCGGCCTGGACCGCGACGACGTCTACAAGGCCATCAACCTGGCCCGGGAGGAGTTCGACCTGAACCGTGCCCGCTTCGTCCGCGCCACCGAGGTGGACAACAGCATCCGCAACATCCGCTACACCCTGGTGTTCAAGACCCGCCGCGGCTACCGCCATTTCCGGGTCAAGCAGCGGGCCTGGACCGGCCAGGTGCGCGACATCTGGGAGGTGCGCTAAGGACGGAGTCGGCGTAGGCTTAGAAGGCCGCTACCCAGGAGTCGCCTTGTGAGACTACGCCTCTGTTCCCTGTTGCTGTTGCCCTGGCTGGCCTGGGCCAAGCCCCTGGCCCTGGTCATACAGGGCGACCAGTATTACCCGCCCTACAGCTACCTGCAGGATGGCCAGTTCAGGGGCATCTACGTGGATCTGCTCAAGGTCGTCTTCGCCGAGATGCCCGGCTACCAGGTGGAACTGCAGCCCATGCCCTGGAAGCGTGGCCTGCGCATGCTGGAGCTGGGCGACAGCTTTGCCCTCTTTCCCCCCTACCTGCACCTGAAGGAAAGGCCCTGGATCGGCCGCTACTCGGCGCCCATGCTGGAAGAAGAAGTGGCGGTGTTCTGCCGCGATGACGTGGTGCTGCCGGACAAGCCCGCCTTCCCGGACGACTTCCAGGGCCTGACCTTCGGCATCAACAGCGGCTTCGCCCTGGGCGGCGAGGCCTTCCGGCAGGCCGTGGCACAGGGCTGGATCCGCCTGGAAGCGGCCCATTCCAACCAGTCCAACCTGCTGAAGATGGTGCTGCACCGCATCGACTGCTACATCAACGACCGCCGCGCCATCCTCTTCGATCTCGAGGTGCTGGAGGAGCAGGGCTGGCCCATGGCCCTGGCCGGGATCGGCCAGAAGGCCAGCGTCTCCAGGGAGATGGCCTACCTGGCCTTCAGCCGTTACGAGAGCCGTTACCCCTACCGGGATGCCTTCGTCGAGGAGTTCAACAGGGTCCTGGCCAAGGTCAAGGCCAGGGGCGAGCTGGACCGCATCGTCGCTTCCTACCTCAACGGCGCAGCTCAAAGTGGGGAAACAGCGACAGGCCCAGGGCCGTCAGCGCCGCCAGCGTCGTCTCGCTGACGTTGGGGCGGCCCAGGCCCGGGTCCAGCATCTGGCCGGGCCTGACCAGCTGCAGGGCATGGTGTCTCACGCCCCTGGCCGCCAGCGACTTCATCAGCATCTTCAGCGCCGCCACCGGCATCAGCTCGCCGTGCCAGGTGGTGCGCACCTCGA belongs to Gallaecimonas sp. GXIMD4217 and includes:
- a CDS encoding methyltransferase domain-containing protein, with translation MTSSEHPALPGAWSDHQADQYLRQWGQVPLHDRVAELAGIRAGDRVLDIGCGGGHLARLLAALGAQVTGVDPTPRMVEQARAQSQNLAQAPEFLEASAERLPLDDDGLDLALAVCSLHHWQDLAAGLAEVRRVLRPGGRLVIIEENWAELLPELGEQFPGASPEDFPVLDMARLACQLRDAGLAPGQPGDYRAPGIAVHLLTATKE
- the dinF gene encoding MATE family efflux transporter DinF, whose product is MDPRPYRQVLALALPMILSNISVPLLGLVDTAVIGHLDDAAFLGGVAVGSMLITFLFWLCGFLRMSTTGLIAQAHGKGDGQALAVWLGKGLAVALALAAALLVLQWPIGELGLWLSGGSEQVRAQAASYFYIRIWAAPAALCNLVVLGFLVGRQDTKGPMALLLLGNGVNMALDLLLVVGLGWQVAGAALASVIADYLALGLGLYLVARRLPGVHRHWLALLGRGGWRRLWLLNRDILLRSLCLQLCFLFVTFQGARLGDAVVAANAVLLNFLLLISYALDGIAYAAEALTGKAVGEKDEIGLRAWVRICAHWSLAFAGAFVVLFALGGEAIIALLTDVAAVRQEAVRYLPWVVALPLVALWCYLYDGVFVGATRAREMRNTMVLATFGVFFPLWWLSQGWGNHGLWLALSAFLATRGLALWWLYRKPGFVTGSG
- a CDS encoding GNAT family N-acetyltransferase translates to MLIRDYQPSDARALADIFYDSIHSVALEYYTQAQVDQWAPLPKDYGHWQQRLDAKPPYVAEIDGQVVGFITLEDDGHVDWTYTHRAHQRRGIAGSLYAHLEAQARAKGIRRLYVEASYLARPFFTKQGFVEVRRNDTERNGEILTNWTMEKVLAEA
- a CDS encoding MarR family transcriptional regulator → MALAQSLMALQRQLTRAWAAQGLEGELSYSEFEYLKLVQAAEEARPSGRPHDDSSHLSTLAAELQVQKSSASTMVKKLEKRGLVKRIPCQFDARAQHILLTDQGRTLLTQAQAAVYDALEQRLAAGLGEAEYARLEGCLARLCEQLSASAG
- a CDS encoding M1 family metallopeptidase, whose product is MRLFSLIAATMLLAASFLARADQHSFANHDQLRVSHLSLDLTVNFDRKVLDGNVVLDIRRLDQDARTLILDTRDLHIRKVEQNSGNGWLATGWQLKEADANLGSALHIQLPRGAHQVRVHYRTSPKASGLQWLAPEQTAGKRHPFLFSQAQAIHARSFIPLQDSPAVRVTYDAVIRTPRELLAVMSAEMEQDPVRDGEYHFNMPQPIPSYLIALGVGDLAVKPMSQRTAVYAEPAVLEAAAWEFADTEAMMEKVEAMYGAYPWGRYDLLILPPSFPFGGMENPRLSFITPTVIAGDKSLVSLIAHELAHSWSGNLVTNGAWRDLWLNEGFTTYLTYRIMEALYGKDRERMEALLGYNELLEDIDQLDPRDTKLALELAGRDPDDAFSDIPYEKGALMLFELEAKVGRERFDAFIKDYFSRFAFQSMDTERFLAHMEATLVKEGKVELDRLKAWIFQPGLPDGAPKPSSQAFVKVKAELDAWLAGDKGLAQLPTRGWNTQQWIYFIYQLPDSIGKAQLAELDKAFAFSGANNSEIAHAWYRQAIEHDYQPAFTPMEGYLQRIGRRRLVVPLYKMLMEKPQYQGFAKAAYEKARPGYHPLAQGTLDQLVR
- a CDS encoding polysaccharide deacetylase family protein; amino-acid sequence: MWRWLLLCLCLPVMAAQQTVVLLYHHVAEDSPFSTSTRPDDFRAHLEHLKQGGFTVVPLSQAIAAAKGEAQVPDKAVAITFDDGYRDIAENAAPLLAQYGYPYTLFVNPASLGAPGMMSRADLAELAQQGATIANHGWGHPHLTELPLDRAKAAILDAQQALPASPRWLAWPYGEYNGELQAFLRAEGYVAFGQQSGPMGPGSDLTALPRFPAAGHYADLASLKLKLNTLHLPVASSDTEMLRVNGYSPALTLTVKAEDADMGRFNCFFEGQVLDLAIQGQQAQVPALDLPPGRSRVNCTAPSKDQPGRFYWWSQPWLSPKAQ